One window of Hypomesus transpacificus isolate Combined female unplaced genomic scaffold, fHypTra1 scaffold_30, whole genome shotgun sequence genomic DNA carries:
- the vamp5 gene encoding vesicle-associated membrane protein 5, whose protein sequence is MENGMSRLQQTQEKVEEVKVIMLDNLNKADERSGKLGELENRADSLLAKSKNFEKTTTKVKNQERWENMKLKVVMAVVGGIVVVAVIGITAYCLLGTEETSKPPG, encoded by the exons ATG GAGAATGGCATGAGCCGTCTGCAGCAGACtcaggagaaggtggaggaggtgaaggtcATTATGCTTGATAACCTCAACAAGGCTGATGAGAGGTCTGGGAAGCTGGGGGAGTTGGAGAACAGGGCTGACTCATTACTGGCAAAG AGTAAGAATTTTGAAAAGACTACAACGAAAGTAAAGAACCAGGAGCGATGGGAAAACATGAAGTTGAAGGTGGTTATGGCAGTGGTAGGGGGGATTGTTGTTGTCGCTGTAATTGGGATTACTGCATATTGTTTGTTAGGCACAGAGGAGACCTCGAAGCCACCTGGTTAA
- the vamp8 gene encoding vesicle-associated membrane protein 8: MDFDPERGEEQVQEDKVKTLQSQVDGVKDIMTQNVDRILARAEKLDDLMGKSEDLQAGAQNFKQTSQKVARKYWWKNVKLIVLIVVIVLIIVLVIILLATGVIPTSSPVGPVTPTIPPTKP, translated from the exons ATGGACTTTGATCCG gagaggggagaggagcaggtgcAGGAGGACAAGGTGAAGACGCTGCAGTCTCAGGTGGACGGGGTGAAGGACATCATGACGCAGAATGTGGACCGTATCCTGGCCAGGGCTGAGAAGCTCGATGACCTCATGGGCAAGTCAGAGGACCTGCAAGCTGGG GCACAAAACTTCAAGCAGACGTCCCAGAAGGTGGCCCGCAAATACTGGTGGAAGAATGTGAAGCTGATAGTTCTGATAGTGGTCATCGTCCTAATCATCGTCCTCGTTATCATCCTCCTGGCCACCGGAGTCATCCCCACCAGCTCCCCTGTGGGACCTGTAACACCAACCATCCCGCCCACTAAGCCCTAA